The following coding sequences are from one Octopus bimaculoides isolate UCB-OBI-ISO-001 chromosome 3, ASM119413v2, whole genome shotgun sequence window:
- the LOC106870923 gene encoding DNA ligase 4 isoform X1, with the protein MRLLLPHLENERVAYGIKEHTFAKLLIKVLCLGKNSPDASKLLNFNTKREANNDFASVAYYVLKNRCPKNGNLSISDVNKCLDDIAVSNTSKKHDVVHETMLHLLRNMTAIEQKWLIRMVMKELKIGLSQASIFGIFHPDAEEMFNVNNNLEKVCLQLSDPNVRSHEIAISLFTPFSPMLGETAHPNKISEVLSGKPYLIETKFDGERIQLHKQNDDYSYFSRNGHNYSKTFGASAFQGTITQYIHQSFLPGVHSCILDGEMLGYNSDTDKFGTKANHYDIKSADSGDYNPCFIVFDILLHNDKVLTNLPITERLPYIRETLAPISGRIQISHYTQGVSKADCIEALNKAIDDREEGIMIKDCESVYRPKARREGWFKVKPEYVDGLMDQFDLLIIGGYRGTGHRSGLMSHFLLALAKTPKDGGKPNIFHSFCKVGSGYTKNELTELNEKLYKHWKKSDENPPKSIVLPPGFKEKPSVWIEPSKSCIVQVKAAEIVSSDKFQTGCTLRFPRVEKIRDDKSWFECMTTRDLEDLKQKSGGKLSNKLYESMDDTTPVKKKRTVAPKVEKKGVMERFKPSDTSHVKMVHNIFHQKDICVVNGPKPYDKAKLEKLVVQYGGQIVQNPDSQTYCVLADKKTYQVNHYIKSNIYNIINVSWFLNCIENRKLLPWTPKNIIHATEATIAKIREDFDEYGDNYTDHSTYEDLKDVFSKIKLTKYLSPEEITEIEDEYFPMESPYGLFRLCKVYVDNKLDPNDDNYLQHSPLTLLALEMRYFGATVLPVLDNSVSHLIMDKNHLERLDMFKYKRCQSEKKFHILNSEWVKECIREGCLCPEQLFLL; encoded by the exons ATGCGGCTTTTACTTCCTCACCTGGAAAATGAACGTGTTGCATATGGAATCAAAGAa CATACATTTGCAAAACTTTTAATTAAAGTATTATGTCTTGGGAAAAACAGTCCAGATGCTTCCAAACTTCTAAATTTTAATACCAAAAGAGAAGCT AACAATGATTTTGCCAGTGTAGCCTACTATGTGCTGAAGAACCGTTGTCCCAAAAATGGTAACCTGAGTATCTCAGATGTGAACAAATGTTTAGATGATATCGCAGTGTCCAATACTAGCAAGAAACATGATGTTGTACATGAAACAATGCTTCACCTTTTGCGCAACATGACTGCCATTGAACAGAAGTGGTTGATCCGCATGGTAATGAAGGAACTAAAAATTGGTTTGAGTCAAGCTTCCATATTTGGTATATTTCACCCTGATGCTGAAGAGATGTTTAATGTGAACAATAATCTTGAAAAG GTCTGTTTACAACTATCAGATCCTAACGTCAGATCTCATGAGATTGCCATTTCTTTATTTACTCCATTTTCACCAATGTTAGGAGAAACTGCTCACCCAAACAAG ATTTCTGAAGTATTGTCTGGGAAGCCCTATTTGATTGAGACTAAATTTGATGGTGAAAGGATACAGCTTCACAAACAAAATGATGACTATAGTTACTTCTCTCGAAA tgGACATAATTATTCAAAAACATTTGGAGCATCTGCCTTTCAAGGTACCATTACACAATACATTCATCAGAGCTTTCTTCCTGGTGTCCATTCCTGCATCTTAGATGGAGAAATGCTTGGATACAACTCAGACACTGACAAGTTTG GAACCAAAGCCAATCATTATGATATCAAATCAGCTGACAGTGGTGATTACAACCCTTGTTTCATAGTCTTTGATATTCTATTGCATAACGATAAAGTCTTGACAAATTTACCAATCACAGAGCGCCTACCGTACATACGAGAGACCCTTGCACCCATCAGTGGTAGAATACAGATTAGTCACTATACACAAGGTGTATCTAA GGCTGACTGCATTGAAGCCTTGAACAAGGCAATCGATGACCGAGAAGAAGGAATAATGATAAAGGACTGTGAATCAGTGTATCGGCCCAAAGCCCGACGAGAGGGATGGTTCAAGGTGAAACCAGAATATGTTGATGGTTTGATGGATCAATTTGACTTACTGATTATTGGTGGCTACAGAGGCACAGGACATCGGTCAGGACTAATGTCTCACTTCCTCCTTGCTCTTGCAAAGACACCTAAAGATGGtggaaaaccaaatatatttcattctttctgtaag GTTGGGTCAGGATATACAAAAAATGAATTAACTGAACTCAATGAAAAATTATACAAACACTGGAAAAAGAGTGATGAAAACCCACCCAAGTCAATTGTTTTGCCGCCTGGATTCAAAGAGAAACCATCTGTTTGGATTGAACCTTCTAAATCATGTATTGTGCAG gTAAAGGCAGCAGAAATTGTATCAAGTGACAAGTTTCAAACTGGTTGCACCCTCCGTTTCCCTCGAGTAGAGAAGATTCGTGATGATAAATCTTGGTTTGAATGTATGACAACTAGGGACTTGGAAGACCTGAAACAG AAATCAGGAGGTAAACTGTCCAACAAATTATATGAAAGTATGGATGATACAACACCTGTCAAAAAGAAGAGGACAGTGGCACCCAAGGTAGAGAAAAAAGGAGTGATGGAGAGATTCAAACCTTCCGATACCTCTCATGTGAAAATG GTACACAACATCTTTCATCAAAAGGACATCTGTGTAGTGAATGGTCCAAAGCCTTATGACAAAGCTAAACTAGAGAAACTTGTAGTGCAGTACGGAGGACAAATTGTACAGAACCCAG ATTCCCAGACATACTGTGTGTTGGCTGACAAGAAGACTTACCAAGTGAACCATTATATCAAAAGTAACATTTACAACATCATTAATGTCAGCTGGTTTTTAAATTGCATTGAAAATAGAAAGCTGCTTCCTTG gaCTCCCAAAAATATCATCCATGCTACAGAGGCCACAATTGCTAAGATAAGAGAAGACTTTGATGAGTATGGAGACAATTATACTGATCACTCAACATATGAGGACTTGAAAGATgtcttttctaaaataaaattg ACTAAATATCTAAGTCCTGAAGAGATTACAGAAATAGAAGATGAATATTTCCCAATGGAGTCTCCATATGGATTGTTCAGGTTGTGCAA aGTATATGTGGACAACAAATTGGACCCTAATGATGACAATTACCTTCAGCATTCTCCGTTAACATTGTTGGCTTTGGAAATGAGGTATTTCGGAGCCACAGTTCTGCCAGTATTGGACAATTCAGTATCCCACTTGATAATGGACAAAAA TCACCTAGAGAGGTTGGATATGTTCAAATATAAACGGTGCCAATCAGAAAAGAAGTTCCACATCCTTAATTCAGAATGGGTCAAAGAATGTATAAGAGAAGGTTGTTTATGTCCAGAACAGTTGTTTTTGCTGTAA
- the LOC106870923 gene encoding DNA ligase 4 isoform X2 yields the protein MRLLLPHLENERVAYGIKEHTFAKLLIKVLCLGKNSPDASKLLNFNTKREANNDFASVAYYVLKNRCPKNGNLSISDVNKCLDDIAVSNTSKKHDVVHETMLHLLRNMTAIEQKWLIRMVMKELKIGLSQASIFGIFHPDAEEMFNVNNNLEKVCLQLSDPNVRSHEIAISLFTPFSPMLGETAHPNKISEVLSGKPYLIETKFDGERIQLHKQNDDYSYFSRNGHNYSKTFGASAFQGTITQYIHQSFLPGVHSCILDGEMLGYNSDTDKFGTKANHYDIKSADSGDYNPCFIVFDILLHNDKVLTNLPITERLPYIRETLAPISGRIQISHYTQGVSKADCIEALNKAIDDREEGIMIKDCESVYRPKARREGWFKVKPEYVDGLMDQFDLLIIGGYRGTGHRSGLMSHFLLALAKTPKDGGKPNIFHSFCKVGSGYTKNELTELNEKLYKHWKKSDENPPKSIVLPPGFKEKPSVWIEPSKSCIVQVKAAEIVSSDKFQTGCTLRFPRVEKIRDDKSWFECMTTRDLEDLKQKSGGKLSNKLYESMDDTTPVKKKRTVAPKVEKKGVMERFKPSDTSHVKMVHNIFHQKDICVVNGPKPYDKAKLEKLVVQYGGQIVQNPDSQTYCVLADKKTYQVNHYIKSNIYNIINVSWFLNCIENRKLLPWTPKNIIHATEATIAKIREDFDEYGDNYTDHSTYEDLKDVFSKIKLSICGQQIGP from the exons ATGCGGCTTTTACTTCCTCACCTGGAAAATGAACGTGTTGCATATGGAATCAAAGAa CATACATTTGCAAAACTTTTAATTAAAGTATTATGTCTTGGGAAAAACAGTCCAGATGCTTCCAAACTTCTAAATTTTAATACCAAAAGAGAAGCT AACAATGATTTTGCCAGTGTAGCCTACTATGTGCTGAAGAACCGTTGTCCCAAAAATGGTAACCTGAGTATCTCAGATGTGAACAAATGTTTAGATGATATCGCAGTGTCCAATACTAGCAAGAAACATGATGTTGTACATGAAACAATGCTTCACCTTTTGCGCAACATGACTGCCATTGAACAGAAGTGGTTGATCCGCATGGTAATGAAGGAACTAAAAATTGGTTTGAGTCAAGCTTCCATATTTGGTATATTTCACCCTGATGCTGAAGAGATGTTTAATGTGAACAATAATCTTGAAAAG GTCTGTTTACAACTATCAGATCCTAACGTCAGATCTCATGAGATTGCCATTTCTTTATTTACTCCATTTTCACCAATGTTAGGAGAAACTGCTCACCCAAACAAG ATTTCTGAAGTATTGTCTGGGAAGCCCTATTTGATTGAGACTAAATTTGATGGTGAAAGGATACAGCTTCACAAACAAAATGATGACTATAGTTACTTCTCTCGAAA tgGACATAATTATTCAAAAACATTTGGAGCATCTGCCTTTCAAGGTACCATTACACAATACATTCATCAGAGCTTTCTTCCTGGTGTCCATTCCTGCATCTTAGATGGAGAAATGCTTGGATACAACTCAGACACTGACAAGTTTG GAACCAAAGCCAATCATTATGATATCAAATCAGCTGACAGTGGTGATTACAACCCTTGTTTCATAGTCTTTGATATTCTATTGCATAACGATAAAGTCTTGACAAATTTACCAATCACAGAGCGCCTACCGTACATACGAGAGACCCTTGCACCCATCAGTGGTAGAATACAGATTAGTCACTATACACAAGGTGTATCTAA GGCTGACTGCATTGAAGCCTTGAACAAGGCAATCGATGACCGAGAAGAAGGAATAATGATAAAGGACTGTGAATCAGTGTATCGGCCCAAAGCCCGACGAGAGGGATGGTTCAAGGTGAAACCAGAATATGTTGATGGTTTGATGGATCAATTTGACTTACTGATTATTGGTGGCTACAGAGGCACAGGACATCGGTCAGGACTAATGTCTCACTTCCTCCTTGCTCTTGCAAAGACACCTAAAGATGGtggaaaaccaaatatatttcattctttctgtaag GTTGGGTCAGGATATACAAAAAATGAATTAACTGAACTCAATGAAAAATTATACAAACACTGGAAAAAGAGTGATGAAAACCCACCCAAGTCAATTGTTTTGCCGCCTGGATTCAAAGAGAAACCATCTGTTTGGATTGAACCTTCTAAATCATGTATTGTGCAG gTAAAGGCAGCAGAAATTGTATCAAGTGACAAGTTTCAAACTGGTTGCACCCTCCGTTTCCCTCGAGTAGAGAAGATTCGTGATGATAAATCTTGGTTTGAATGTATGACAACTAGGGACTTGGAAGACCTGAAACAG AAATCAGGAGGTAAACTGTCCAACAAATTATATGAAAGTATGGATGATACAACACCTGTCAAAAAGAAGAGGACAGTGGCACCCAAGGTAGAGAAAAAAGGAGTGATGGAGAGATTCAAACCTTCCGATACCTCTCATGTGAAAATG GTACACAACATCTTTCATCAAAAGGACATCTGTGTAGTGAATGGTCCAAAGCCTTATGACAAAGCTAAACTAGAGAAACTTGTAGTGCAGTACGGAGGACAAATTGTACAGAACCCAG ATTCCCAGACATACTGTGTGTTGGCTGACAAGAAGACTTACCAAGTGAACCATTATATCAAAAGTAACATTTACAACATCATTAATGTCAGCTGGTTTTTAAATTGCATTGAAAATAGAAAGCTGCTTCCTTG gaCTCCCAAAAATATCATCCATGCTACAGAGGCCACAATTGCTAAGATAAGAGAAGACTTTGATGAGTATGGAGACAATTATACTGATCACTCAACATATGAGGACTTGAAAGATgtcttttctaaaataaaattg aGTATATGTGGACAACAAATTGGACCCTAA